The Magnolia sinica isolate HGM2019 chromosome 10, MsV1, whole genome shotgun sequence genome includes a window with the following:
- the LOC131217301 gene encoding uncharacterized protein LOC131217301, whose protein sequence is MAAEQIGTDSLDNSVGPLHTFTITVGRTVLDRWIPPLVKYRYWALCSQHGAILHSGLDLQDGYKAAAAAVGHVVELADKIHSATPDLPISTFDGWINDAEDLDNAGMEVEFLQERIKQLRAFVSGKQRQPLIEQQKARKRHSEITRELGDVEGQIRLLMRKKEELATQKKDVLALLRDLWPRVDACWAAFAELVAAPW, encoded by the exons ATGGCGGCAGAACAAATAGGTACGGATTCTCTAG ATAACAGTGTGGGTCCCTTGCACACCTTCACCATCACCGTTGGTCGCACTGTCTTGGACCGTTGGATCCCTCCATTAGTGAAATACCGATACTGGGCCTTGTGCTCACAACATGGTGCCATTCTCCACTCCGGATTGGACCTTCAAGATGGCTACAAAGCAGCTGCCGCGGCGGTGGGACATGTTGTGGAGCTGGCAGATAAAATTCATTCTGCGACGCCAGACCTCCCTATCTCCAcgtttgatggttggatcaatgATGCTGAGGATCTCGATAATGCCGGTATGGAAGTAGAATTCCTACAAGAACGCATCAAACAGTTGCGGGCCTTTGTGAGTGGGAAGCAGAGACAGCCGTTGATAGAGCAGCAAAAGGCTCGAAAACGTCATTCTGAGATCACGCGGGAGCTGGGGGATGTGGAAGGTCAAATCAGACTGTTgatgaggaagaaggaagaactAGCCACTCAAAAGAAAGATGTGTTGGCATTGCTACGTGATCTGTGGCCTAGGGTTGATGCTTGCTGGGCTGCCTTTGCTGAGCTGGTGGCAGCCCCATGGTGA